One Leifsonia shinshuensis DNA window includes the following coding sequences:
- a CDS encoding FUSC family protein, producing MTHLRTGLAALVTTAAAAGACATVWVLAPLVGGGAGSAAVLSTVVALSLGRREFTGRAEFARSALLLPVIGVGAAGVGWLLASAPVVGAAVFVAGMSVPVWLRRFGPRAARLGALAALPLTAMLVVPVAPAADVPVWASALLALLGGVVAVLWVGLAREVLVLVRAAPAQRGSDARRAAAPPAGSQPGNSPRPRKRLPASTRMALQLASALSTAFVVGWLVFPAHSMWVVLTAYIVNAGNRGRGDVLHKSVLRVVGALGGSIVAVGLALAVPSAGGFAAVVVIFAALFVGTGLRAYSYAYWALTVTLVLTLLQDLFGVSPLLQGGLTGEAGMLAERMAAIVVGALLGVAAAWFVLPVRSTDVLRRRLSELLVALTAALAADAETQGDAATASSATASPPPPDRATRIADFHTALARVEELAPAHRARRLLGTRGRVQPIHCIDAAVALGGALDARLRAPRRPRDPESRARLRDAIGQARRSLGAPADLERICSSLLAVAVALGPTTPTTPAAAPVG from the coding sequence GTGACCCACCTCCGCACGGGCCTCGCGGCGCTCGTGACCACCGCCGCCGCCGCGGGTGCATGCGCCACCGTCTGGGTGCTCGCCCCGCTCGTCGGAGGAGGCGCCGGCTCCGCCGCCGTCCTGTCCACCGTCGTCGCGCTCAGCCTCGGACGCCGGGAATTCACCGGCCGCGCGGAATTCGCCCGCTCGGCGCTGCTGCTGCCCGTCATCGGAGTGGGAGCCGCCGGGGTCGGCTGGCTCCTCGCCTCTGCTCCCGTGGTCGGTGCCGCGGTGTTCGTCGCGGGGATGAGCGTGCCCGTGTGGCTGCGCCGGTTCGGTCCGCGTGCGGCACGGCTCGGCGCGCTGGCAGCGCTCCCGCTCACGGCGATGCTCGTGGTGCCCGTCGCACCGGCGGCGGACGTTCCCGTCTGGGCCTCCGCCCTGCTCGCACTGCTCGGCGGCGTGGTCGCCGTGCTCTGGGTCGGGCTGGCGCGCGAGGTGCTCGTGCTCGTTCGCGCCGCTCCTGCGCAGCGGGGATCGGACGCACGCAGAGCTGCGGCGCCTCCTGCGGGCTCCCAGCCAGGCAACTCCCCCCGGCCGCGCAAGCGCCTCCCCGCCAGCACCCGCATGGCCCTCCAGCTCGCGTCCGCTCTGTCCACCGCCTTCGTCGTCGGCTGGCTGGTCTTCCCGGCGCACTCGATGTGGGTCGTCCTCACCGCCTACATCGTCAACGCGGGCAACCGGGGCCGCGGAGACGTCCTCCACAAGAGCGTGCTCCGCGTCGTCGGAGCACTCGGCGGGTCGATCGTCGCCGTCGGACTCGCGCTCGCCGTGCCGAGCGCGGGCGGGTTCGCCGCGGTCGTCGTGATCTTCGCTGCGCTCTTCGTCGGCACCGGGCTGCGCGCCTACAGTTACGCCTACTGGGCGCTGACGGTCACGCTCGTCCTCACCCTCCTCCAGGACCTGTTCGGGGTCTCCCCGCTGCTCCAGGGCGGCCTCACCGGTGAGGCCGGGATGCTCGCCGAGCGCATGGCCGCCATCGTGGTCGGCGCGCTGCTCGGAGTGGCGGCGGCATGGTTCGTCCTCCCCGTCCGATCGACGGATGTGCTGAGACGGCGCCTGTCCGAGCTGCTCGTCGCGCTGACCGCGGCGTTGGCGGCGGATGCCGAGACACAGGGGGATGCGGCCACCGCCTCATCCGCAACCGCTTCCCCACCTCCGCCCGACCGCGCCACCCGTATCGCCGATTTCCACACCGCTCTCGCCCGCGTGGAGGAGCTGGCTCCCGCCCACCGGGCGCGCCGCCTCCTCGGCACACGCGGGCGCGTGCAGCCCATCCACTGCATCGACGCTGCGGTCGCACTGGGCGGCGCGCTGGACGCCCGCCTCCGCGCACCGCGCCGCCCGCGCGACCCCGAGTCGCGGGCGCGCCTCCGGGATGCGATCGGCCAGGCCCGGCGGAGCCTCGGCGCCCCGGCCGACCTGGAGCGCATCTGCTCGTCCCTCCTCGCCGTCGCCGTCGCCCTCGGGCCCACCACCCCCACCACCCCCGCGGCCGCCCCCGTTGGGTAG
- a CDS encoding S9 family peptidase has protein sequence MLTPPITAKKPTERSHHGDVVVDDYEWLRDKDDPAVVAHLHEENAYTNARTEKLAVLREQIFDEIKSRTRETDLSVPTREGDWWYYTRTVEGKQYGIHCRAPIDGPDDWEPPALDEDAQQRGLPGEQILLDDNAEAEGHDFYALGSFDISADGTRLLYGVDTEGDERYTIRVRSLAGDGETFPDEIAGTGAGALFDPSGAYLFYTTVDDAWRPDTVWRHRVGQGPDGEVDAQVFHEPDEKYWIGVGLTRSRRFLVIEAGSNITSESWLLDAGDPTGEFRVVWPRKEGVEYDIEHVVAGGRDRLLIVHNDGAVNFELVSVEADDPQGPRRTLLPHDPAVRIEGVDAFRDFVALEYRREGMTRLAVASLPAPTEGSVVGEVDDILHELHFDEELFTVGAGGNPEWTQPFLRLGYGSFVTPSSVYDYDVRTRELTLRKQQPVLGEFEPELFEQRREWATAEDGTRIPISLVYRRDLVTPGEPAPLVLYGYGSYEASMDPSFGIPRLSLLDRGVVFAIAHVRGGGELGRLWYEHGKKLHKKNTFTDFVAAGRHLVDQGWTTPSQLAAQGGSAGGLLMGAVANLAPRLFAGVLAEVPFVDPLTTILDPSLPLTVIEWDEWGDPLHDEDVYYYMKSYAPVENIHHSTYPRILAVTSLNDTRVLYVEPAKWVAKLREVGADALLKTEMAAGHGGVSGRYAAWRERAFSLAWLLDVVGAHPSYE, from the coding sequence ATGCTCACCCCGCCGATCACCGCGAAGAAGCCGACCGAGCGCAGCCACCACGGGGACGTGGTCGTGGACGACTACGAGTGGCTGCGCGACAAGGACGATCCCGCGGTCGTCGCGCACCTCCACGAGGAGAACGCGTACACGAACGCGCGCACCGAGAAGCTCGCCGTGCTGCGCGAGCAGATCTTCGACGAGATCAAGTCGCGCACGCGTGAGACCGATCTGAGCGTGCCCACCCGCGAGGGCGACTGGTGGTACTACACGCGCACCGTCGAGGGGAAGCAGTACGGCATCCACTGCCGCGCGCCGATCGACGGACCCGACGACTGGGAGCCGCCGGCGCTGGACGAGGACGCGCAGCAGCGCGGCCTCCCGGGCGAGCAGATCCTCCTGGACGACAACGCGGAGGCCGAGGGCCACGACTTCTACGCGCTCGGCAGCTTCGACATCAGCGCCGACGGCACGCGCCTGCTCTACGGCGTCGACACGGAGGGCGACGAGCGGTACACGATCCGGGTGCGGTCGCTCGCGGGTGACGGTGAGACGTTCCCCGACGAGATCGCCGGCACCGGGGCCGGCGCGCTGTTCGACCCGAGCGGCGCGTACCTCTTCTACACGACGGTTGACGACGCCTGGCGGCCGGACACCGTGTGGCGACACCGGGTCGGCCAGGGCCCGGACGGCGAGGTCGACGCGCAGGTGTTCCACGAGCCGGACGAGAAGTACTGGATCGGCGTGGGCCTCACCCGCAGCCGTCGGTTCCTCGTCATCGAGGCGGGGTCCAACATCACCAGCGAGAGCTGGCTGCTGGACGCGGGTGACCCGACGGGCGAGTTCCGGGTGGTCTGGCCCCGCAAGGAGGGCGTCGAGTACGACATCGAGCACGTCGTCGCGGGCGGCCGCGACCGGCTGCTGATCGTGCACAACGACGGCGCCGTCAACTTCGAGCTGGTGAGCGTCGAGGCCGACGACCCGCAGGGGCCGCGCCGGACGCTGCTCCCCCACGACCCGGCCGTGCGCATCGAAGGAGTGGACGCGTTCCGCGACTTCGTCGCCCTGGAGTACCGCCGCGAGGGGATGACCCGGCTCGCCGTCGCGAGCCTCCCGGCCCCGACGGAGGGCAGCGTCGTGGGCGAGGTGGACGACATCCTCCACGAGCTGCACTTCGACGAGGAGCTGTTCACCGTGGGCGCGGGCGGCAACCCGGAGTGGACGCAGCCGTTCCTGCGTCTCGGCTACGGCAGCTTCGTCACCCCGTCGAGCGTGTACGACTACGACGTCCGCACCCGCGAACTCACCCTGCGCAAGCAGCAGCCGGTGCTCGGCGAGTTCGAGCCGGAGCTGTTCGAGCAGCGCAGGGAGTGGGCGACCGCCGAGGACGGCACGCGCATCCCGATCTCGCTCGTCTACCGCCGCGACTTGGTCACGCCCGGCGAGCCGGCGCCGCTGGTGCTCTACGGGTACGGATCGTACGAGGCGAGCATGGACCCGTCGTTCGGCATCCCGCGCCTCAGCCTCCTCGACCGCGGCGTGGTGTTCGCGATCGCGCACGTGCGCGGCGGCGGCGAGCTCGGGAGGCTGTGGTACGAGCACGGCAAGAAGCTGCACAAGAAGAACACGTTCACCGACTTCGTGGCCGCGGGTAGGCACCTCGTCGACCAGGGCTGGACGACGCCCTCGCAGCTCGCGGCGCAGGGCGGGAGTGCGGGCGGCCTGCTGATGGGCGCTGTCGCCAACCTCGCGCCGCGGCTGTTCGCCGGGGTGCTGGCCGAGGTGCCGTTCGTGGATCCGCTGACGACGATCCTCGACCCGTCGCTGCCGCTGACCGTGATCGAGTGGGACGAGTGGGGCGACCCGCTGCACGACGAGGATGTGTACTACTACATGAAGTCGTACGCGCCGGTGGAGAACATCCACCACAGCACGTACCCGCGCATCCTCGCCGTCACGAGCCTCAACGACACCCGGGTGCTGTACGTGGAGCCAGCGAAGTGGGTGGCGAAGCTGCGGGAGGTCGGCGCGGACGCGCTGCTCAAGACCGAGATGGCGGCCGGGCACGGCGGCGTGTCGGGCCGGTACGCGGCCTGGCGGGAGCGCGCGTTCTCGCTGGCGTGGCTGCTGGACGTGGTGGGGGCGCACCCGAGCTACGAGTAG
- a CDS encoding aldo/keto reductase encodes MANIPQVVLNDGNRIPQLGFGVYKIPEAETVDAVLTALEAGYRHIDTATFYENERAVGEAVRRSGLPRDEVFVTTKVWWTDNGYDSTLRSFDASLDRLGFDAVDLFLIHWPAPKHDKYVVTWRALERLKAEGRARSIGVANFHTHHLDRLAAETDTVPAVNQVELHPWLPQREVREYDAAHGIVTEAWSPLARGRVLEDPVLAGLAAKHGVTPAQVVIRWQLQLGNVVIPKSSTPDRIRANLDVFDFDLDADDLTAIAALESGERTGKDPDHLG; translated from the coding sequence ATGGCGAACATCCCCCAGGTCGTGCTCAACGACGGCAACCGCATCCCGCAGCTCGGTTTCGGCGTCTACAAGATCCCGGAGGCCGAGACGGTGGACGCCGTGCTGACCGCGCTGGAGGCCGGGTACCGTCACATCGACACCGCGACGTTCTACGAGAACGAGCGCGCGGTCGGCGAGGCGGTGCGGCGCAGCGGGCTGCCGCGCGACGAGGTGTTCGTGACGACGAAGGTGTGGTGGACGGACAACGGCTACGACTCGACGCTGCGCTCGTTCGACGCCAGCCTGGACCGCCTCGGCTTCGACGCGGTCGACCTGTTCCTCATCCACTGGCCGGCGCCGAAGCACGACAAGTACGTGGTCACCTGGCGGGCTCTCGAGCGCCTGAAGGCCGAGGGCAGGGCCCGCTCGATCGGCGTCGCCAACTTCCACACCCACCACCTCGACCGGCTCGCCGCCGAGACGGACACGGTGCCCGCCGTGAACCAGGTCGAGCTGCACCCGTGGCTGCCGCAGCGGGAGGTCCGCGAGTACGACGCGGCGCACGGGATCGTGACCGAGGCGTGGTCGCCGCTCGCGCGCGGCCGGGTGCTGGAGGACCCGGTGCTGGCCGGTCTCGCCGCGAAGCACGGCGTGACGCCCGCGCAGGTCGTCATCCGCTGGCAGCTCCAGCTCGGCAACGTCGTCATCCCGAAGTCGTCCACGCCGGACCGCATCCGCGCCAACCTCGACGTCTTCGACTTCGACCTCGACGCCGACGACCTCACCGCGATCGCCGCCCTCGAGTCCGGCGAACGCACCGGCAAAGACCCCGACCACCTCGGCTGA
- a CDS encoding type 1 glutamine amidotransferase domain-containing protein, giving the protein MAYDDKRVAFLVGPEGIEQAELTEPWKAVTDAGASATLISKDAGTVRAFNHLTPADEFAVALTLDNASADDFDALVLPGGVANGDQVRTFPRAVALVKEFADAGKPIAVICHGGWVLIEAGVVDGRTLTSWPSLQTDYRNAGATWVDEENVVDSGPFTLVSSRKPDDLPAFNRELLNALR; this is encoded by the coding sequence ATGGCCTACGACGACAAGCGCGTGGCATTCCTGGTCGGCCCGGAGGGGATCGAGCAGGCGGAGTTGACGGAGCCGTGGAAGGCGGTGACCGACGCGGGAGCGAGCGCGACGCTCATCTCGAAGGACGCCGGGACGGTGCGCGCCTTCAACCATCTGACGCCGGCGGACGAGTTCGCGGTGGCCCTTACCCTCGACAACGCCTCGGCGGACGATTTCGACGCGCTGGTGCTGCCGGGCGGCGTCGCCAACGGGGACCAGGTGCGCACCTTCCCGCGCGCTGTCGCCCTGGTGAAGGAGTTCGCCGACGCGGGCAAGCCGATCGCCGTGATCTGCCACGGCGGCTGGGTGCTCATCGAGGCGGGTGTGGTCGATGGGCGCACGCTCACGAGCTGGCCGAGCCTGCAGACCGACTACCGCAACGCGGGCGCCACCTGGGTCGACGAGGAGAACGTGGTCGACTCCGGCCCGTTCACCCTGGTGTCGTCCAGGAAGCCGGACGACCTGCCCGCCTTCAACCGGGAACTGCTGAACGCCCTCCGCTGA
- a CDS encoding Fe-S cluster assembly protein HesB yields MLTLTENASTIVKTLTDQAPQDDAGLRISSSNPQNTAFAAAVTPEPEPADQVVESDGARLFLEPGAAVALDDKVLDAQVDDQGAVSFAIGALA; encoded by the coding sequence GTGCTCACCCTGACCGAGAACGCCAGCACGATCGTCAAGACCCTCACGGATCAGGCGCCGCAGGACGACGCCGGGCTGCGCATCAGCAGCAGCAACCCGCAGAACACCGCGTTCGCCGCCGCAGTGACGCCCGAGCCGGAGCCCGCCGACCAGGTGGTCGAGTCCGACGGCGCACGACTCTTCCTCGAGCCGGGCGCCGCTGTCGCGCTCGACGACAAGGTGCTCGACGCCCAGGTCGACGACCAGGGCGCAGTGAGCTTCGCGATCGGCGCCCTCGCCTAG
- a CDS encoding ABC transporter ATP-binding protein, with protein MFGGAPAKKAENFWPSFKRLLGLLKPEWLAMSFVTLLVVISVALIVIAPKVLGQATDVIFNGFLGSQLPKGATLDQVIQGLRSQGNTQFADVLAGTNVVPGQGIDFTALGRLLMIVLAMYLVASLLQWWQGYILNGLVMRVIYRLRADVENKLNRLPLSYFDTRQRGDLMSRVTNDVDNIQTALQQAFSQLIQSVLTVIGIGIMMFIVSWQLALIALISIPLSGVIAGVIGTRSQKLFKQQWSSTGALNGHIEESYSGLDLVRAFGRDAVMLEEFDKRNEKLWKATVGAQFVSGMIMPAMNFVSYLSYVLIAVVGGLRVASGQMTIGDATAFIQYSREFSQPIGQIAGMANMLQSGVASAERTFEFLDAEEQSADVETRHLPERADGRVELEGVDFSYDPETELIRDLSLSVAPGHTVAIVGPTGAGKTTLVNLIMRFYELNGGTIRLDGIDTTDLSRAELRGQVGMVLQDAWLFSGTIRENIRYGRLDATDEEVVEAAKATMVDRFVRQLPDGYDTTIEADGSNVSAGERQLLTIARAFIANPSLLILDEATSSVDTRTELLVQHAMAALRSDRTSFVIAHRLSTIRDAHTILVMEQGRIVEQGDHATLLAKKGAYYELYMTQFKGAAAEQETETDAESEEVPTA; from the coding sequence ATGTTCGGCGGCGCGCCCGCCAAGAAGGCCGAGAACTTCTGGCCGTCGTTCAAGCGGCTCCTCGGGCTGCTCAAGCCCGAGTGGCTCGCGATGTCGTTCGTGACCCTGCTCGTCGTGATCTCGGTGGCGCTCATCGTGATCGCGCCGAAGGTCCTCGGTCAGGCGACCGACGTGATCTTCAACGGGTTCCTCGGCAGCCAGCTCCCGAAGGGCGCGACGCTCGACCAGGTGATCCAGGGGCTGCGCTCGCAGGGCAACACCCAGTTCGCCGACGTGCTGGCGGGAACGAACGTCGTGCCTGGGCAGGGCATCGACTTCACCGCCCTCGGCCGCCTGCTGATGATCGTGCTGGCGATGTACCTGGTGGCGTCGCTGCTGCAGTGGTGGCAGGGCTACATCCTCAACGGCCTGGTGATGCGGGTGATCTACCGCCTGCGCGCCGACGTCGAGAACAAGCTCAACCGGCTCCCGCTCAGCTACTTCGACACCCGGCAGCGCGGTGACCTGATGTCGCGCGTGACCAACGACGTCGACAACATCCAGACGGCCTTGCAGCAGGCGTTCTCGCAGCTCATCCAATCGGTGCTGACCGTCATCGGCATCGGCATCATGATGTTCATCGTCTCGTGGCAGCTCGCGTTGATCGCGCTCATCTCGATCCCGCTCTCCGGCGTGATCGCGGGCGTCATCGGCACGCGGTCGCAGAAGCTGTTCAAGCAGCAGTGGAGCTCGACCGGCGCGCTCAACGGGCACATCGAGGAGTCGTACTCGGGCCTCGACCTGGTGCGCGCGTTCGGCCGTGACGCCGTGATGCTCGAGGAGTTCGACAAGCGCAACGAGAAGCTCTGGAAGGCGACGGTCGGCGCCCAGTTCGTGTCCGGCATGATCATGCCGGCGATGAACTTCGTCTCCTACCTGTCGTACGTGCTGATCGCGGTCGTCGGCGGCCTCCGGGTCGCCTCCGGCCAGATGACGATCGGCGACGCGACCGCGTTCATCCAGTACTCGCGGGAGTTCTCGCAGCCGATCGGCCAGATCGCAGGCATGGCGAACATGCTGCAGTCCGGCGTCGCGTCGGCGGAGCGCACCTTCGAATTCCTCGACGCGGAGGAGCAGTCGGCCGACGTCGAGACGCGGCACCTGCCCGAGCGGGCGGATGGCCGCGTGGAGCTCGAGGGCGTGGACTTCTCCTACGACCCCGAGACCGAGCTGATCCGCGACCTGTCGCTGTCGGTCGCACCAGGGCACACGGTCGCGATCGTCGGGCCGACCGGCGCGGGCAAGACCACGCTGGTCAACCTGATCATGCGGTTCTACGAGCTGAACGGCGGCACCATCCGCCTCGACGGCATCGACACGACGGACCTCTCCCGCGCCGAGCTGCGCGGCCAGGTCGGCATGGTGCTGCAGGACGCCTGGCTGTTCTCCGGCACGATCCGCGAGAACATCCGCTACGGCCGGCTCGACGCGACGGACGAGGAGGTCGTGGAGGCCGCCAAGGCGACGATGGTCGACCGGTTCGTCCGCCAGCTCCCGGACGGCTACGACACCACGATCGAGGCGGACGGCAGCAACGTCTCCGCCGGAGAGCGCCAGCTGCTCACGATCGCGCGCGCCTTCATCGCGAACCCGTCGCTGCTCATCCTGGACGAGGCCACCTCGTCGGTGGACACCCGCACCGAGCTGCTGGTGCAGCATGCGATGGCCGCGCTGCGGAGCGACCGCACGTCGTTCGTGATCGCGCACCGGCTCTCCACGATCCGCGACGCGCACACCATCCTGGTGATGGAGCAGGGTCGCATCGTGGAGCAGGGCGACCACGCGACGCTTCTGGCGAAGAAGGGCGCGTACTACGAGCTGTACATGACGCAGTTCAAGGGCGCCGCCGCCGAGCAGGAGACCGAGACCGACGCGGAGTCCGAGGAGGTCCCCACCGCGTAG
- a CDS encoding ABC transporter ATP-binding protein, with protein sequence MTLLRLALRFIRPYWGAVAAVVVLQLIATIAALYLPTLNADIIDKGVVKGDTNFIWSTGGMMLVVCFVQVAAAITATYFGARASMSLGRDVRRSFYRKVDSLPALDLAKWGMPTLITRNTNDVQQVQMLVLMTLNFMVSTPIMCIAGIILAVQVDAGLSWLIWVSVAVLFVVVGILVWLLLPMFRVMQDRIDGVNGVIREQIVGIRVIRAFVREKFETARYDDANAALTRISVKVGNVFVLMFPLIMLILNVATVAVLWFGGHRVDAGDIQIGALTAFLQYLLQILVAVMMGVFMAMMIPRAMVCAERIEEVLSAAPSTGAGAGGGVPSDGRVEVAGVTFGYPGAEKPVLSDVSFTAEPGRVTAIVGSTGSGKTTLVSVIADLFTPQSGHVRIGGVPVDSLSREQLSGVLGLVPQKPYLFSGTVASNLRFGRPDATDDELWEALRVAQAEDFVRAKEHGLDERIAQGGTNVSGGQRQRLCIARALVAEPRVLLFDDSFSALDVATDARLRSALAQSTGDATVIVVAQRVSTIREADQIIVLDDGRIVGRGTHDELLETSETYREIVESQLSLEVA encoded by the coding sequence GTGACTCTTCTTCGCTTGGCGCTGCGGTTCATCCGCCCGTATTGGGGCGCCGTCGCGGCCGTGGTCGTCCTGCAACTCATCGCGACCATCGCCGCTCTGTACCTGCCGACGCTCAACGCCGACATCATCGACAAGGGTGTCGTCAAGGGCGACACGAACTTCATCTGGTCCACCGGCGGCATGATGCTCGTCGTCTGCTTCGTGCAGGTCGCCGCGGCCATCACGGCGACGTACTTCGGGGCGCGCGCCTCGATGTCGCTGGGCCGCGACGTCCGGCGCTCGTTCTACCGCAAGGTCGACTCTCTGCCGGCGCTCGACCTCGCGAAGTGGGGCATGCCGACGCTCATCACGCGCAACACCAACGACGTCCAGCAGGTGCAGATGCTCGTGCTGATGACGCTCAACTTCATGGTGTCGACGCCGATCATGTGCATCGCGGGCATCATCCTCGCCGTGCAGGTCGACGCCGGGCTGTCCTGGCTCATCTGGGTGTCGGTGGCCGTGCTGTTCGTCGTCGTCGGCATCCTGGTCTGGCTGCTGCTGCCGATGTTCCGCGTCATGCAGGACCGCATCGACGGCGTCAACGGCGTCATCCGCGAGCAGATTGTCGGCATTCGCGTCATCCGCGCCTTCGTCCGCGAGAAGTTCGAGACCGCGCGCTACGACGACGCGAACGCTGCCCTCACCCGCATCTCGGTCAAGGTCGGCAACGTCTTCGTGCTGATGTTCCCGCTCATCATGCTCATCCTCAACGTCGCGACGGTCGCCGTGCTCTGGTTCGGCGGCCACCGGGTCGACGCGGGCGACATCCAGATCGGCGCGCTCACCGCGTTCCTGCAGTACCTGCTGCAGATCCTGGTCGCGGTGATGATGGGCGTCTTCATGGCCATGATGATCCCGCGCGCGATGGTCTGCGCCGAGCGCATCGAGGAGGTGCTGAGCGCGGCGCCGTCCACCGGCGCGGGCGCCGGCGGCGGCGTCCCGAGCGACGGCCGGGTGGAGGTCGCCGGGGTCACGTTCGGCTACCCCGGAGCCGAGAAGCCCGTGCTGAGCGATGTGAGCTTCACCGCGGAGCCCGGGCGGGTGACCGCGATCGTCGGCTCGACCGGATCCGGCAAGACGACCCTGGTCTCCGTCATCGCCGACCTGTTCACCCCGCAGAGCGGGCACGTGCGCATCGGCGGCGTCCCCGTCGACTCGCTGAGCCGGGAGCAGCTGTCCGGCGTGCTCGGGCTCGTGCCGCAGAAGCCGTACCTCTTCTCGGGAACGGTCGCCAGCAACCTGCGGTTCGGCCGGCCGGACGCCACCGATGACGAGCTCTGGGAGGCCCTGCGCGTCGCCCAGGCCGAGGACTTCGTCCGCGCCAAGGAGCACGGCCTCGACGAGCGCATCGCCCAGGGCGGCACCAACGTCTCCGGCGGGCAGCGCCAGCGGCTCTGCATCGCCCGCGCGCTGGTGGCAGAGCCCCGGGTCCTGCTGTTCGACGACTCGTTCTCCGCGCTCGACGTCGCGACCGATGCCCGGTTGCGGAGCGCTCTGGCACAGTCCACGGGCGACGCCACCGTGATCGTGGTGGCGCAGCGCGTCTCCACGATCCGGGAGGCCGATCAGATCATCGTGCTCGACGATGGCAGAATCGTCGGACGCGGCACCCACGACGAGTTGCTGGAGACGAGCGAGACCTATCGCGAGATCGTCGAGTCCCAGCTGAGCCTGGAGGTGGCCTGA
- a CDS encoding dihydrofolate reductase family protein, protein MGSIAVHEFVSLDGVFEDPSWTAEYGFDPDMGEDLARITGASERILLGRRTFEMFAPAWLARTTAEDPGADFFNNTEKLVVSSTLDDAGAEATWANSRSLGGYDADRVREVKDSVSGGLYISGSGSLVRALIADGLVDALHLFVYPVVRGTGARLFPEGTPEAKLRLRQYDAYANGVLHLLYSPA, encoded by the coding sequence ATGGGCAGCATCGCAGTGCACGAGTTCGTCTCCCTCGACGGCGTCTTCGAAGACCCCAGCTGGACGGCCGAGTACGGCTTCGATCCCGACATGGGCGAGGACTTGGCGCGCATCACCGGGGCGTCGGAGCGCATCCTCCTCGGGCGCCGCACCTTCGAGATGTTCGCCCCGGCCTGGTTGGCGCGCACCACCGCCGAGGACCCGGGCGCCGACTTCTTCAACAACACGGAGAAGCTGGTGGTCAGCTCGACGCTGGACGACGCGGGCGCGGAGGCCACCTGGGCCAACTCGCGGTCGCTCGGCGGCTACGACGCCGACCGGGTCCGGGAGGTCAAGGACAGCGTGAGCGGCGGCCTCTACATCAGCGGCAGCGGCTCGCTCGTGCGGGCCCTGATCGCGGACGGACTGGTCGACGCCCTGCACCTGTTCGTGTACCCGGTCGTCCGCGGCACAGGCGCGCGGCTCTTCCCGGAGGGCACTCCTGAGGCCAAGCTGCGGCTGCGGCAGTACGACGCCTACGCGAATGGAGTCCTCCACCTCCTGTACTCGCCGGCCTGA
- a CDS encoding SRPBCC family protein, protein MAGLTVERVVAAPPERVWRSFTDPVELSAWFWPPRLQPQARIDATPGGALRIRSDVADLGISGTVTAVEEGRLLATTWRWDGEDDETAVTIELAPGVEGTRVTVRHDGFVTEHAVEEHVTGWNDCLDRLVATA, encoded by the coding sequence ATGGCCGGGCTCACCGTCGAGCGCGTCGTGGCGGCGCCGCCCGAACGGGTCTGGCGTTCGTTCACCGACCCGGTCGAGCTCTCGGCGTGGTTCTGGCCGCCGAGGCTGCAGCCGCAGGCGCGCATCGACGCGACGCCGGGAGGCGCACTGCGCATCCGCTCCGACGTCGCGGACCTCGGGATCAGCGGAACCGTGACCGCGGTCGAGGAGGGCCGGCTGCTGGCCACGACCTGGCGGTGGGACGGCGAGGACGACGAGACGGCCGTCACGATCGAGCTGGCGCCGGGGGTCGAGGGCACCCGCGTCACCGTCCGGCACGACGGCTTCGTCACGGAGCACGCAGTCGAGGAGCACGTCACGGGATGGAACGACTGCCTCGACCGGCTGGTGGCGACGGCCTGA